Genomic segment of Candidatus Marinarcus aquaticus:
TTGATGGTATGAACGTAGATATGATGTTCTTTAACGGTGAAGCTATCACTGTTGAGCCACCTGCAGTGGTTGAACTTAAAATCGTTGAAACGCCACCGAACTTCAAAGGGGATTCTCAAGGTGGTAAAAAACCTGCTACTTTAGAATCTGGTGCTGTTGTTCAAATTCCTTTCCATATCGTGGAAGGGGACAGTATCAAGGTTGATACAAAGACCGGAGAATACCTAGAAAAGGTAAAATAAAACTATAAATCTTTATCGCTATAAAAGGCGATAAAGATCTATTTTTATCAGTCACTTATTGACATAAGCTCCTTCTTCAAATACACCTCTCTCTTGTTTCTAACAATAAATATTTATAGTTTTACAGTGTTATATCTTCATCTTTGATGATTTTATCAACAATATATGCTAGTTCCTGAATAGCATTATATTTTATTAATAAGATATTCATCATTTTAAATTCAAATAACTCAATATTTCCATGTAATTCAATAATCTTATCAATAATAAGTTTTTTCTTTTCCTCACGATGATAATGTAAACTATTTAAATAATAAGTAAATATTTTTTCAAACGGCATTTTTTTTTCATCAATAATTAAATTTGAATTATAATCATTTTTAGTGATATATTTATTATTCAATTCCTTTAAATATTTATTTAAGACATCAAAATTAAATCTTTTACCTATTAAATTCTTTATAGTCATAAAATACAAATTTTCTTTTTCTAATATAAAAGGTCTTATTTTATGTAAAAAAGAATGTAAATCATCTTCTTCTATTAAACTATGTGTAATTGATACTTTATTCTCTTTGAATGATATAGTTTGGTTCAAATTAATTTTTTTATTCTTTATTATCTTAGATTGATTACATCTATCAACCTCAAATAAAAAATTATTTAATGTTTTTAATTCATCTATACTAAATACATTATTAAATTCTACAGCATTTATTTTCATATCTTATTCTATCAAAAAAAGTCATATTTTTAGTAAGGTTAAGGAAGAGAGATAAATTTGTGAAAGAGCATACTGAAGTATGTGACTGAATAAATTTATTACTATGACGCAAAGATTGCTAAAAAGATGTCTTTTTCTTTAAGTATATGATTTTATCAGAACCAATATAGTTTTCGTGAATGATATCGAAGTTTATATCCAACCCCTCAACCCCATTAAACCCACTCTTCATCGTAGGACTGACAATCATAATAAAGTAATCAACCACATCTTGCAGTTCATTTAAAAGAGAATACCCCCCTTCAATCATGACAAGCTTATATTGCTTAATATCTTCAATGTTATCACTGATAATCACTTCTCTGTTTGGAATATAAAAAAGCGGTATTTTTTTATCAAAGACTTTATTTCTTGAGTATATCAATACATTAGGTGCACGACCAGCGACATAACGAGCATCAAGTGTGGGTTGATCGGTACGAACCGTATTGCCTCCAATAGCGAGTAAGTCCAGTTTATCTCTTAAAGTATGCACATACGCTTGTGCTTGATTGGAAGATATTCGTCCACCATCAATCGTTCCATTAAGTGTTTGTGCCATTTTGAAAAAGGTAAAGTTCCCTTCACACCACTTAATAAATGGATACAGA
This window contains:
- the ribD gene encoding bifunctional diaminohydroxyphosphoribosylaminopyrimidine deaminase/5-amino-6-(5-phosphoribosylamino)uracil reductase RibD, producing the protein MRIDDNFYMKLAIDEAWKYQLLTYPNPAVGCVVVNNGEPLAIEAHKSAGESHAEVNALKAAYLKKNPNSPLKAISDPFKIHEFLKENHNGFFRDCTVYVTLEPCAHIGKTPSCATLLCELKPSKVIIAHEDMNKEASGGAQRLKEAQIEVSIGCMKKEAYELLYPFIKWCEGNFTFFKMAQTLNGTIDGGRISSNQAQAYVHTLRDKLDLLAIGGNTVRTDQPTLDARYVAGRAPNVLIYSRNKVFDKKIPLFYIPNREVIISDNIEDIKQYKLVMIEGGYSLLNELQDVVDYFIMIVSPTMKSGFNGVEGLDINFDIIHENYIGSDKIIYLKKKTSF